A genomic window from Pyxidicoccus trucidator includes:
- a CDS encoding pilus assembly PilX N-terminal domain-containing protein — MNRPQPYMRPLVRPSAHRQSRLGGHRREERGIALIMAIALISFITAATLISLRAVSTESALQGHERRAREAFFAAQAGLAEGRDLVRQRLGTETVFNGVITGLGVAYQARTGSGTAHVVETGLPSDLNVPWFEVLPWTPYTLTTTPLGMAVDADVLGANREMNGPDGVRIPDFPDSSNVRYRVFLVDDEDGSPRTNDSNSRAWLVAVGEVTGPPGSLPHRSIVRLLITPATSGGEGPPCHELGCESNEG, encoded by the coding sequence GTGAATCGTCCCCAGCCCTACATGAGGCCGCTCGTGCGCCCGTCCGCCCATCGGCAGAGCCGGCTCGGGGGCCACCGGCGTGAGGAGCGCGGCATCGCGCTCATCATGGCCATCGCGCTCATCTCCTTCATCACCGCGGCGACGCTCATCTCCCTGCGCGCGGTCTCCACGGAGAGCGCCCTGCAAGGCCATGAGCGCCGCGCTCGCGAGGCCTTCTTCGCCGCCCAGGCAGGCCTGGCCGAGGGCCGGGACCTGGTGCGCCAGAGGCTGGGGACCGAGACGGTCTTCAACGGGGTCATCACCGGACTGGGAGTCGCATACCAGGCGCGGACCGGCTCCGGCACGGCCCACGTCGTCGAAACGGGCCTGCCGAGCGACCTCAACGTCCCCTGGTTCGAGGTCCTCCCCTGGACGCCCTACACGCTGACCACCACGCCGCTGGGCATGGCGGTCGACGCGGACGTCCTGGGCGCCAACCGGGAGATGAACGGGCCGGACGGCGTGCGCATCCCCGACTTTCCCGATTCCAGCAACGTGCGCTACCGCGTCTTCCTCGTCGATGACGAGGATGGCTCCCCCCGCACCAACGACAGCAACAGCCGGGCCTGGCTGGTGGCGGTGGGTGAAGTCACGGGCCCACCGGGAAGCCTGCCCCACCGCTCCATCGTCCGCCTCCTCATCACCCCTGCCACGAGCGGGGGAGAGGGCCCGCCCTGCCACGAGCTGGGCTGCGAATCGAATGAGGGTTGA
- a CDS encoding pilus assembly protein PilY, with translation MRLSSVLITALVLAVPGAVRAQDAGTTFNPCIDTTGQDRQPDFTADAGGYSAVLLTNDAPPKLRLNTNQNVLDPERIILPFEQDLEALIVDDQAGNGASHTLGWFYYQDLIDKQYIAVNDEQDANDDTLIDADNSGVPDFHEDLFNLNPARPYIGLNPRCPLKPNFTHTRADGTTIQLREPELLTGACTEPSTYTSAGGPRRWPDGDARYPQPRPGGGAVGRAVRWADLNPPHTNRTLTINGNGPAYTQTDGWFSDQGLFPHIPNLLEPKDPKNGDDGIGHLAFLATDDDGNTCPGSDTSECLQPRMAWSSDGGTQVGPVWDRSGANDGIPDYKASAFDNRGHLIPGKNPTAAANEEDRRVKIGRVQGNKEIVFFLVTYVEQIYGEGGHDSTDSCFMTRPVAGGRIQCQLWAHGDINVFFSKTLLNMDLHQTADPLVTTKNLRTGWLGNGAYARLEDPLYGRVFFDQDQPKEVRSYGQRAAHTIVGAPNNNPRVWILGWEDQNSGGNRTYNDIVILINKQNNGVFKSEVVSDISPSISRDYTITSVTLTIDDHPFYDPNGNSGACTPSIPQPDGTTFRPRPKITYQVALDCKVCVANCDSTSTDPVLGPQFEPKPTEPEWVTVPFTDPTAPPGQRVGAIASIDNLLERGYTGTQLCWRAVMESPGEGCQPTIANVNVSYKAQKAGQYARSSRIRVANTALFGVGEVPGRNWVESATLSPSLRLKDGRPDMSPRGHVYLKKLYEPENPSVLLDDSNVTNPPVWDAGEVQRLSIRNGDPDARKLYTLVGGTRTEVKTNITNNTHPLFPTTGTDNLCTDVPRYDLNNDGLCNPADRTVLKDWLYGWEKLDPAAPNNATLSPRRTWPMGSINLSTPAMVGPVTEPAWMSNPLVTEAEKTRFRTGFKDATAIAGRRSVAFVGTNQGLLHALSVGKWNAKNDPCTDATEYSGHFELTNTSPCSNTRQYGSGEELFAYLPGKMLRNYVETYLRTPRVDRPPATMDSSPTFASVDLGPNTNVDSTGTNDYNARRGYVPGANAWTLNTDPTLNTGAKTVLASAAGPSQSVFFALDVTDPNPANANYPWPMWEYDINNEYYHTNDSSNVPCVNRSSHPDCRNIAEIFQANLGAATPVLADTRGSRHNPLLVRMDFGTRGGKKWVAAFATDFTPRTGTAGTLYLMDVKTGQPVTVNHGSGMKQKLAGVVTLGTTALTDHNEGIGGSPSSVDVDGDGTYDVLYVPSTSGKVYKINLRDVDASRGYGKAISSCVIANAKTATYSNGSTVEDPNSQRIYSNLTVRTTRTGSNATVDIFFGTANNPDTDTDPDDLAATPRRYHIMAFRDPTPLTPSCTVTQQWVQRLDLGQAVWGGLAMREDAITAATAVGSRADVCSVSDDTSGRLYSLSRSSGDALPGSGTELSGHSFSAPLAVGQRLIIFNSTAGTGTPQGTGLVDPPQGNAGGSTSRVLIWDVRPGGNIREVIP, from the coding sequence ATGCGCCTCTCTAGCGTCCTCATCACCGCATTGGTCCTCGCCGTGCCTGGCGCTGTGCGCGCCCAGGACGCCGGTACCACCTTCAATCCCTGCATCGACACCACCGGGCAGGACCGCCAGCCCGACTTCACCGCCGACGCCGGCGGCTATAGCGCGGTGCTGCTCACCAACGACGCCCCGCCCAAGCTGCGCCTCAACACCAACCAGAACGTCCTGGACCCCGAGCGCATCATCCTGCCCTTCGAGCAGGACCTCGAGGCGCTCATCGTGGACGACCAGGCGGGCAACGGCGCGTCCCACACGCTGGGCTGGTTCTACTACCAGGACCTCATCGACAAGCAGTACATCGCCGTCAACGACGAGCAAGACGCCAACGACGACACCCTCATCGACGCGGACAACAGCGGCGTGCCGGACTTCCACGAGGACCTGTTCAACCTCAACCCGGCCCGCCCCTATATCGGCTTGAATCCCCGGTGCCCCCTCAAGCCGAACTTCACCCACACCCGGGCGGACGGAACCACGATTCAGCTGCGTGAGCCGGAGCTGCTCACCGGCGCCTGCACCGAGCCCAGCACCTACACCTCGGCGGGAGGTCCCCGGCGCTGGCCGGACGGTGACGCACGCTACCCCCAGCCCAGGCCGGGCGGAGGCGCGGTGGGCCGGGCCGTCCGGTGGGCGGACCTCAACCCTCCGCACACGAACCGCACCCTGACCATCAACGGCAACGGGCCGGCCTACACCCAGACGGACGGCTGGTTCAGCGACCAGGGCCTCTTCCCGCACATCCCCAACCTGCTCGAGCCCAAGGACCCGAAGAACGGCGACGACGGCATCGGCCACCTCGCCTTCCTGGCCACGGACGACGATGGGAACACGTGCCCCGGCTCCGACACGTCCGAGTGCCTCCAGCCGCGCATGGCCTGGAGCAGCGACGGCGGCACGCAGGTGGGCCCGGTCTGGGACCGCTCCGGCGCCAATGACGGCATCCCCGACTACAAGGCCAGCGCCTTCGACAACCGGGGTCACCTCATCCCCGGCAAGAACCCCACCGCGGCCGCCAACGAGGAGGACCGGCGCGTGAAGATTGGCCGCGTCCAGGGGAACAAGGAAATCGTCTTCTTCCTCGTCACCTACGTGGAGCAGATCTACGGCGAAGGCGGCCATGACTCCACCGACTCCTGCTTCATGACGCGGCCCGTGGCTGGGGGCCGTATCCAGTGCCAGCTGTGGGCCCATGGCGACATCAACGTCTTCTTCTCGAAGACGCTGCTCAACATGGACCTCCACCAGACGGCGGACCCCCTCGTCACCACCAAGAACCTGCGCACCGGGTGGCTGGGCAACGGCGCGTACGCGCGCCTGGAGGACCCGCTGTACGGCCGCGTCTTCTTCGACCAGGACCAGCCGAAGGAGGTCCGCTCGTACGGCCAGCGCGCGGCGCACACCATCGTCGGCGCGCCCAACAACAACCCGCGCGTCTGGATTCTCGGCTGGGAGGACCAGAACTCGGGCGGCAACCGCACGTACAACGACATCGTCATCCTCATCAACAAGCAGAACAACGGCGTGTTCAAGTCCGAGGTGGTGTCGGACATCTCGCCCAGCATCTCGCGTGACTACACCATCACCTCCGTCACGCTCACCATCGACGACCACCCGTTCTACGACCCGAACGGCAACAGCGGCGCCTGCACGCCGTCCATCCCCCAGCCGGACGGGACGACGTTCAGGCCGCGGCCGAAAATCACCTACCAGGTGGCCCTGGACTGCAAGGTCTGCGTCGCCAACTGCGACAGCACCAGCACCGACCCGGTGCTGGGGCCCCAGTTCGAGCCCAAGCCCACGGAGCCGGAGTGGGTCACCGTGCCCTTCACGGACCCCACCGCGCCTCCGGGCCAGCGCGTGGGAGCGATTGCCTCCATCGACAACCTGCTGGAGCGTGGCTACACGGGCACGCAGCTGTGCTGGCGCGCCGTCATGGAGAGCCCCGGGGAGGGCTGCCAGCCCACCATCGCCAACGTCAACGTGTCCTACAAGGCGCAGAAGGCCGGCCAGTACGCCCGCTCGAGCCGCATCCGCGTGGCCAACACCGCCCTCTTCGGCGTGGGCGAGGTGCCGGGCCGCAACTGGGTGGAGAGCGCCACCCTGAGCCCCTCGCTGCGCCTCAAGGACGGCCGGCCGGACATGAGCCCGCGCGGCCACGTGTACCTGAAGAAGCTGTATGAGCCGGAGAACCCATCCGTCCTGCTGGACGACAGCAACGTCACCAACCCGCCGGTGTGGGACGCGGGTGAGGTGCAGCGGCTCTCCATCAGGAACGGAGACCCCGACGCCCGCAAGCTCTACACCCTGGTGGGCGGTACGCGCACCGAGGTGAAGACCAACATCACCAACAACACCCACCCCCTGTTCCCCACCACGGGCACGGACAACCTGTGCACCGATGTGCCGCGGTACGACCTCAACAACGATGGGTTGTGCAACCCGGCCGACCGGACCGTGCTGAAGGACTGGCTCTACGGCTGGGAGAAGCTGGACCCCGCGGCCCCCAACAACGCGACCCTGTCGCCCCGGCGGACCTGGCCCATGGGCTCCATCAACCTGTCCACGCCTGCCATGGTGGGACCGGTCACCGAGCCAGCCTGGATGTCGAACCCCCTGGTCACCGAGGCGGAGAAGACGCGGTTCCGCACGGGCTTCAAGGACGCCACCGCCATCGCCGGCCGCCGGAGCGTGGCCTTCGTCGGCACGAACCAGGGCCTGCTGCACGCGCTGAGCGTGGGCAAGTGGAACGCCAAGAACGACCCCTGCACCGACGCGACGGAGTACAGCGGCCACTTCGAGCTCACCAACACCAGCCCCTGCTCGAATACGCGCCAGTATGGCTCTGGCGAGGAGCTGTTCGCCTATCTGCCCGGGAAGATGCTGCGCAACTACGTGGAGACGTACCTGCGCACGCCGCGCGTCGACCGGCCGCCAGCGACGATGGACTCCTCGCCCACGTTCGCGTCCGTGGACCTGGGCCCGAACACCAACGTGGATAGCACCGGCACCAACGACTACAACGCGAGAAGGGGCTATGTGCCCGGCGCGAACGCGTGGACGCTCAACACCGACCCCACGCTGAACACCGGCGCCAAGACGGTGCTGGCCAGCGCCGCGGGTCCCAGCCAGAGCGTCTTCTTCGCGCTCGATGTCACCGACCCCAACCCCGCGAACGCCAACTACCCCTGGCCCATGTGGGAGTACGACATCAACAACGAGTACTACCACACCAACGACAGCTCCAACGTCCCCTGCGTGAACCGCAGCAGCCACCCGGACTGCCGCAACATCGCCGAAATCTTCCAGGCCAACCTCGGTGCGGCGACCCCGGTCCTGGCGGACACGCGCGGCTCGCGGCACAACCCGCTGCTGGTGCGCATGGACTTCGGGACGCGCGGCGGCAAGAAGTGGGTGGCGGCCTTCGCCACGGACTTCACGCCGAGGACCGGCACCGCGGGCACGCTCTACCTCATGGACGTGAAGACCGGTCAGCCCGTCACGGTCAACCACGGCTCCGGCATGAAGCAGAAGCTGGCGGGCGTCGTCACGCTGGGCACCACCGCCCTGACGGACCACAACGAGGGCATTGGCGGCAGCCCCTCGAGCGTGGACGTGGACGGTGACGGCACCTACGACGTGCTCTACGTGCCGTCCACGTCGGGCAAGGTCTACAAGATCAACCTGCGGGACGTGGATGCCAGCCGGGGCTACGGCAAGGCCATCAGCTCGTGTGTCATCGCGAACGCGAAGACGGCCACCTACTCCAATGGGTCCACCGTCGAAGACCCGAACAGCCAGCGCATCTACTCCAACCTCACGGTGCGGACGACGCGGACGGGCTCCAACGCCACCGTCGACATCTTCTTCGGCACGGCCAACAACCCGGACACCGACACGGACCCGGACGACCTGGCCGCCACGCCGCGGCGCTACCACATCATGGCCTTCAGGGACCCGACTCCGCTGACCCCCAGCTGCACGGTGACCCAGCAGTGGGTCCAGCGGCTGGACCTGGGACAGGCGGTCTGGGGTGGTCTGGCCATGCGCGAGGACGCCATCACCGCGGCCACCGCCGTGGGCTCGCGGGCGGATGTCTGCAGCGTCAGCGATGACACGAGCGGCAGGCTCTACTCGCTCAGCAGGAGCAGCGGCGACGCGCTGCCGGGCAGTGGCACCGAGCTGAGCGGCCACAGCTTCAGCGCGCCGCTGGCCGTCGGCCAACGGCTCATCATCTTCAACTCCACGGCGGGGACGGGTACGCCCCAGGGCACCGGCCTCGTGGACCCTCCACAGGGGAACGCTGGAGGCAGCACGTCGCGGGTGCTCATCTGGGACGTGCGCCCCGGCGGCAACATTCGTGAGGTGATTCCGTGA
- a CDS encoding type IV pilus modification PilV family protein, whose amino-acid sequence MATMVVLIVGILAVSLTVLAASRQNRRNLIQAQASVIAERELERIIAMGCTGVPPTPCSNVQGLDGFTRRMAWAVSGQPQEVVVPGPVPPGLLFDVAVDVDPNLAGLYEGVAMGSPALNRFVDGQQLQQVINVRVLVSWQDNLMSGLAPDTRRAVVLQTRMVP is encoded by the coding sequence ATGGCCACCATGGTCGTGCTGATTGTCGGCATCCTGGCGGTGTCGCTGACGGTGCTCGCCGCCTCCCGGCAGAACCGCCGTAACCTCATCCAGGCGCAGGCGAGCGTCATCGCGGAGCGGGAGCTGGAGCGCATCATCGCCATGGGCTGCACGGGTGTGCCGCCCACCCCCTGCTCCAACGTCCAGGGGCTGGATGGCTTCACCCGCCGGATGGCGTGGGCGGTGAGCGGCCAGCCCCAGGAGGTGGTGGTGCCCGGCCCCGTCCCGCCGGGACTGCTGTTCGACGTGGCCGTGGACGTGGACCCGAACCTGGCGGGGCTCTATGAGGGAGTCGCGATGGGCTCGCCCGCCCTGAATCGCTTCGTCGACGGGCAGCAGCTCCAGCAGGTCATCAACGTGCGGGTGCTGGTGAGCTGGCAGGACAACCTGATGAGCGGCCTGGCGCCCGACACGCGGCGCGCGGTGGTCCTGCAGACCCGGATGGTCCCATGA
- a CDS encoding PilW family protein → MSQSLRPLPRGFTLIEVMVASTLSLLVLTGAISVGVYLQRRGILEERTMEAQNAGRAARDLIVPAIQRAGAGFGRARLNVGGNGAQVDQRYAVWVTTDAAFPGDATFAPPTGVYAGLISDAVEIWDADSARAVQLATGPTCNVAPYPGSVWTGTVLCAHNVPAGGPAANSLAVVTNPAVETACVGVVGAGATATTIPWTAGVPGRPLPPGSVCSDPGRPDAIFGAPGVNNSLLMPLSVRSYRVNWFTGRPVLEMDPDGSAGVAAYQPMAQDIERIKVRLGLYTPSLPNNDVLFFPDVAAGQPAVDQCTNATCWARVPGDDAGTQGVSDTGPGSARDELMRRVRLVEVLITARTLQADVDEVARGANGATLDEEGNPVDGFKRRHFIQRITPRNFALSGG, encoded by the coding sequence ATGAGTCAGTCGCTTCGACCTCTTCCCCGAGGCTTCACCCTCATCGAGGTGATGGTCGCCAGCACGCTGTCGCTGCTGGTCCTCACCGGCGCCATCTCCGTGGGCGTCTACCTCCAGCGGCGCGGGATTCTGGAAGAGCGCACCATGGAGGCCCAGAACGCCGGGCGTGCCGCGCGAGACCTCATCGTCCCGGCCATCCAGCGGGCGGGCGCGGGGTTCGGCAGGGCCCGGCTCAACGTGGGCGGCAACGGCGCCCAGGTGGACCAGCGCTACGCGGTGTGGGTGACCACCGACGCGGCCTTCCCGGGCGATGCCACCTTCGCGCCGCCCACGGGCGTCTACGCGGGCCTCATCTCGGACGCGGTGGAAATCTGGGACGCGGACTCGGCTCGCGCGGTGCAGCTCGCCACCGGTCCTACTTGTAATGTTGCTCCTTATCCTGGGAGCGTCTGGACGGGTACCGTCCTGTGCGCCCACAACGTCCCTGCTGGGGGGCCTGCCGCGAACAGCCTCGCGGTGGTGACGAACCCCGCGGTCGAGACGGCCTGTGTCGGAGTGGTGGGGGCCGGCGCCACGGCCACCACCATTCCCTGGACGGCCGGAGTGCCGGGCCGCCCCCTGCCTCCGGGAAGTGTCTGCTCCGACCCTGGCCGGCCGGACGCAATCTTCGGCGCCCCCGGAGTCAACAACTCGCTGTTGATGCCCCTGAGCGTGCGCTCCTACCGGGTCAACTGGTTTACGGGCCGGCCGGTGCTGGAGATGGACCCGGACGGTTCCGCTGGCGTCGCCGCGTACCAGCCCATGGCGCAGGACATCGAGCGCATCAAGGTGCGGCTGGGACTGTACACCCCGAGCCTCCCCAACAACGACGTCCTCTTCTTCCCGGACGTGGCGGCGGGGCAGCCCGCGGTGGACCAGTGCACCAACGCCACGTGCTGGGCGAGGGTGCCGGGGGACGACGCGGGCACCCAGGGAGTCAGCGACACAGGGCCTGGCAGCGCACGTGACGAGCTGATGCGCCGCGTGCGGCTGGTGGAGGTGCTCATCACCGCGCGCACGCTGCAGGCGGACGTGGACGAGGTGGCCCGGGGCGCCAATGGCGCGACGCTGGACGAAGAGGGCAACCCGGTGGACGGCTTCAAGCGACGGCACTTCATCCAGCGCATCACACCGCGCAACTTCGCGCTTTCGGGAGGCTGA
- a CDS encoding pilus assembly FimT family protein has translation MRALPRGMTLLELMATVAVIGILMALAIPSLQGTINKRRMSGAQRAIFQQTLEARQQARRSRQPVRLAIIDSVGENGRTSPALRWEQLDCVAGDTWGSQCPIPACRAQACGTGGCTCSVTGTPVPLPPNLDVSSLDGLCWLDGEAGTVVARAGATTCAPANPPPAAGTLLLRQGDGAGNYQVDQVFTMNALTGAFKSVDCTYTPRPAECPPL, from the coding sequence ATGCGCGCTCTACCCCGTGGCATGACGCTCCTGGAGCTCATGGCGACCGTGGCCGTCATCGGCATCCTCATGGCCCTGGCCATCCCCAGCCTCCAGGGAACCATCAACAAGCGGCGCATGAGCGGTGCCCAGCGCGCCATCTTCCAGCAGACCCTGGAGGCGAGACAGCAGGCGCGCCGCAGCCGCCAGCCGGTGCGGCTGGCCATCATCGACTCCGTCGGTGAGAACGGGCGGACGAGCCCCGCCCTGAGGTGGGAGCAGCTCGACTGCGTCGCCGGCGACACCTGGGGCTCCCAGTGCCCCATTCCCGCGTGCCGGGCACAGGCCTGCGGCACGGGCGGCTGCACCTGCTCCGTGACGGGCACCCCGGTGCCGCTGCCTCCCAACCTGGACGTCAGCAGCCTCGATGGCCTGTGCTGGCTGGACGGCGAGGCCGGGACGGTGGTGGCCCGCGCCGGGGCGACGACATGCGCCCCCGCCAACCCGCCCCCCGCGGCCGGCACGCTCCTGCTCCGCCAGGGTGACGGCGCGGGCAACTACCAGGTGGACCAGGTCTTCACCATGAATGCCCTGACGGGTGCCTTCAAGAGCGTGGACTGCACCTACACCCCGCGCCCCGCCGAGTGCCCCCCTCTCTGA
- a CDS encoding c-type cytochrome: protein MMKRFALVMVLSLATSAHADDVADVWKAKCKSCHGEDGKAKTKMGQKESIVDLSQPAWQQAESDAEIRQVIADGSPKNTRMKAFKDRLTPQQIDALVGYIRTLKGK from the coding sequence ATGATGAAGCGGTTCGCCCTGGTGATGGTCCTCAGCCTGGCCACGAGCGCCCACGCGGACGACGTCGCCGACGTGTGGAAGGCGAAGTGCAAGTCCTGCCACGGCGAAGACGGCAAGGCGAAGACGAAGATGGGCCAGAAGGAGTCCATCGTCGACCTCAGCCAGCCCGCCTGGCAGCAGGCCGAGTCGGACGCCGAAATCCGGCAGGTCATCGCCGACGGCTCCCCCAAGAACACCCGGATGAAGGCCTTCAAGGACAGGCTCACCCCCCAGCAGATTGACGCCCTGGTGGGATACATCCGCACCCTGAAGGGAAAGTAG
- a CDS encoding PAS domain-containing sensor histidine kinase has product MQSGRGSNKRSGSGGDLPPSEAVVVLRSVRSAVGGILDFECVSANAHAERWLGREERPLVRQRLLDEAPWAGECGLFAVCVRVAVRREPEVARLSRQSPVGTVWLLARVSPWEDGVVLFLEDLTERMAAQEALRRDHDLLHAVIESATDAIYVKDLHGCYVLINPATARAFNREPHEILGRSDAELLGPDNARPTLEHDRAVAESGQTATYEDSEGGPGTDCIWQTTKGVLRRGDGTVYALFGISRDVTARRRLELEREQEARFQERFIGVLGHDLGNPLAAVRLSAAALLARDTLTPDVRRGVERIDGSAGRMARLVKQLLDFTRARMAGGIPLRPREVCMEEVCRRIISELEPAHPERGVCLEVQGDSTGVWDEERLGQVLSNLLGNALQHSPQGTQVRVRLAAADGHFQRVEVHNGGPPIPDSLRTRLFAPFHRATLEPGQPKPQHHGLGLGLYIVSQIVTAHGGWVDVASSVDAGTCFAVTLPRVARPPPGPR; this is encoded by the coding sequence ATGCAATCGGGTCGTGGGAGCAACAAGCGCTCGGGGAGTGGGGGAGACCTGCCGCCGTCCGAGGCAGTCGTCGTGCTGCGCAGCGTCCGCTCCGCGGTGGGAGGCATCCTCGACTTCGAGTGTGTCTCCGCGAACGCGCACGCGGAGCGCTGGCTGGGCCGCGAGGAGCGTCCGCTGGTGCGCCAGCGGCTGCTGGACGAGGCGCCGTGGGCGGGGGAGTGCGGCCTGTTCGCCGTGTGCGTCCGGGTGGCCGTGCGCCGCGAGCCCGAGGTGGCGCGCCTGTCCCGCCAGTCCCCCGTGGGCACCGTGTGGCTGCTGGCGCGCGTGTCCCCCTGGGAGGACGGCGTCGTCCTCTTCCTGGAGGACCTCACCGAGCGCATGGCCGCCCAGGAGGCCCTGCGGAGGGACCATGACCTGCTGCACGCCGTCATCGAGAGCGCCACGGACGCCATCTACGTGAAGGACTTGCACGGGTGCTACGTGCTCATCAACCCCGCCACCGCGCGCGCCTTCAACCGCGAGCCCCACGAAATCCTCGGGCGCTCGGACGCGGAGCTGCTGGGCCCCGACAACGCCAGGCCCACGCTGGAGCATGACCGCGCGGTGGCGGAGTCCGGGCAGACGGCCACCTACGAGGACTCCGAGGGCGGCCCCGGCACCGACTGCATCTGGCAGACGACGAAGGGCGTGCTGCGCCGGGGCGACGGCACCGTCTACGCCCTCTTCGGTATCAGCCGGGACGTCACCGCGCGGCGCCGGCTGGAGCTGGAGCGCGAGCAGGAGGCGCGCTTCCAGGAGCGCTTCATCGGCGTGCTCGGGCACGATTTGGGCAACCCGCTGGCCGCGGTGCGCCTGTCCGCCGCGGCCCTGCTCGCCAGGGACACGCTGACGCCGGACGTGCGGCGCGGGGTGGAGCGCATCGACGGGAGCGCCGGGCGCATGGCCCGGCTGGTGAAGCAGCTGCTGGACTTCACCCGGGCGCGCATGGCCGGGGGCATTCCCCTGCGCCCGCGCGAGGTGTGCATGGAGGAGGTGTGCCGCCGCATCATCTCCGAGCTGGAGCCCGCCCACCCGGAGCGCGGCGTCTGCCTGGAGGTGCAGGGCGACTCGACGGGCGTCTGGGACGAGGAGCGGCTGGGACAGGTGCTGTCCAACCTGCTCGGCAACGCCCTGCAGCACAGCCCTCAAGGCACGCAGGTGAGGGTGCGGCTGGCCGCCGCCGACGGCCACTTCCAGCGGGTGGAGGTGCACAACGGAGGGCCGCCCATTCCGGACTCGCTGCGCACGCGCCTCTTCGCGCCCTTCCACCGCGCGACGCTGGAGCCGGGCCAGCCGAAGCCCCAGCACCACGGGCTGGGCCTGGGGCTCTACATCGTCTCGCAGATTGTCACCGCCCACGGGGGCTGGGTGGACGTGGCGTCGTCGGTGGACGCCGGCACCTGCTTCGCGGTGACGCTGCCCCGCGTGGCCCGGCCGCCGCCAGGGCCCCGCTAG